From a single Pseudobacteroides sp. genomic region:
- a CDS encoding dockerin type I domain-containing protein has protein sequence MKKNNNFKKFLVAMAAALACSLGVTAINHAIQVVPIVDGYVAAVPDGSREGFKVDVQPYGFTAYTNTNGYYHLNNDDRISSKTIILKISKKGYLSRYVNGLKINSNTTIGTANDPVNLFAGDVNNDDTINMNDIVIMATAFNSTSTDSGFNDAADINSDKTVNMSDVVIAAKNFNKSSIDYGMPIIEGGSFIDPSLSPTPTNTPTNTPTNTPTPYVTTVASVPATATSLPLVDSRSLKSTTISFNSEEEITSGKNIVFCPTFQMAWDGLSGLVGDKLVLSGNPAPVEVLNRGFSMVNLLSQDSYLTKAGYGQNTVDAINKELKERFPEPPSLDLKLSPSDMIAYAYLYKTLSFAKTFDVMKNPLNFNGEGSNGAVKAFGINSYSKKFEDLKNQIKLFSYKSNDDFIIKLLGQSEKDEIILAKVPKDETLYKTYTSVMSRINSSTASYMDPRDSLMVPVLNFNIGHSYTQLEGRAILNPSASGYFISTAYQSIKFKLDETGAALASEAYIAAPISVYDPKNLVFDSPFMLIMKEKDAQNPYLMLWIDNTELLSAY, from the coding sequence ATGAAAAAGAATAATAATTTTAAAAAATTTCTTGTTGCAATGGCAGCAGCCTTAGCATGTTCATTAGGTGTTACTGCAATAAACCATGCAATACAAGTTGTACCCATTGTTGACGGATATGTAGCAGCTGTTCCGGATGGTTCAAGAGAAGGCTTTAAGGTTGATGTACAGCCTTATGGATTTACTGCCTACACTAATACTAATGGATATTATCACCTGAATAATGATGATAGGATATCTTCTAAAACGATCATATTGAAGATATCCAAAAAAGGATACCTGTCAAGATATGTAAATGGTTTGAAAATAAATAGCAATACTACAATTGGAACTGCCAATGACCCTGTGAATTTATTTGCAGGAGATGTAAATAACGATGATACAATAAATATGAATGATATTGTTATAATGGCAACAGCATTTAACTCAACTTCAACAGACAGTGGATTTAATGATGCTGCAGATATAAATTCCGATAAAACGGTTAATATGTCCGATGTTGTAATTGCGGCAAAAAATTTCAACAAGTCTTCCATAGACTATGGGATGCCTATAATAGAGGGTGGATCATTCATTGACCCTTCACTGTCTCCAACACCCACAAATACTCCAACCAATACTCCGACAAACACTCCCACTCCATATGTGACAACAGTAGCATCAGTGCCAGCAACGGCTACATCTTTGCCATTAGTTGATTCAAGAAGCCTTAAATCCACTACTATAAGCTTCAATTCTGAAGAGGAGATAACATCAGGAAAGAATATTGTATTTTGTCCTACATTTCAGATGGCCTGGGACGGTTTAAGCGGACTGGTGGGAGATAAACTTGTTTTAAGCGGCAACCCGGCACCGGTTGAAGTACTCAATAGAGGGTTCTCCATGGTAAATTTACTATCCCAAGACAGCTATCTTACAAAAGCAGGGTATGGTCAGAATACTGTTGATGCAATAAATAAAGAGCTCAAAGAAAGGTTCCCTGAACCTCCAAGTTTGGATTTAAAACTTTCACCCAGCGATATGATTGCATATGCCTATCTGTATAAAACATTGAGTTTTGCTAAAACATTTGACGTTATGAAAAATCCTTTAAATTTTAATGGAGAGGGTTCGAATGGTGCTGTAAAGGCATTTGGAATCAATTCTTATTCCAAAAAATTTGAGGATCTGAAAAACCAAATAAAGCTTTTTAGTTACAAAAGTAACGACGATTTTATAATTAAGCTTTTAGGGCAATCGGAGAAGGATGAAATAATACTTGCGAAGGTGCCTAAAGATGAGACTTTGTATAAGACTTACACATCCGTAATGAGTCGTATAAATAGTTCAACTGCTTCTTATATGGACCCAAGGGATTCTTTGATGGTTCCAGTTTTAAACTTCAATATAGGACATAGCTATACTCAACTTGAAGGCAGGGCAATTTTAAATCCAAGTGCAAGCGGTTACTTTATTAGTACAGCCTACCAAAGTATAAAGTTCAAGCTTGATGAGACAGGTGCAGCATTGGCATCAGAAGCGTATATAGCAGCTCCAATATCGGTATACGATCCTAAGAATCTTGTTTTTGACAGTCCATTTATGCTAATTATGAAGGAGAAGGATGCACAAAACCCATACCTGATGCTATGGATTGATAATACAGAGCTGTTATCGGCTTATTAA
- a CDS encoding glycosyl hydrolase 53 family protein has product MQRKYSAFKTPLVLSIFIVSLIFINLLFCIKVEAASFSTGADVSWLPQMEAKGYKFYDDNGVQKDCLQILKEHGINSIRLRVWVNPSDDPYSGHCSKAETIALAKRCANMGFRIMIDFHYSDSWADPGKQYKPAAWNSHGISQLLTDVYDHTYDVLNTLKSNGVTPEWVQIGNETNNGMLWDDGKASVNMKNFAQLVSRGYDAVKAVFPQTKVIVHISNGYDNSLFRWIFDGLKNNGGKYDVIGMSLYPESNNWSTISSQCLTNMNDMVSRYGKEVMICEVGMDNNAASACKSLISDLIKKVGSLSGGKGLGVFYWEPQCYNWAGYGKGAWSTNGRPTIAMDAFLEANVGVPTSASTATPTSTQTPTSISTPTPTPTANPTATPSVSARSVSGYIKGAGFMVELEGTQYLALSDSKGFFSVNDIPSALTEFTLNIFKPGFLSREIYIKMPKDRYSISISESAAPLVLIEGDMNNNKVINMEDVIIIAKVFSLTASHPQYNAAADFNNDGIINMSDIIMLAKNFGRTSADYPIVNIDL; this is encoded by the coding sequence TTGCAAAGAAAATATTCTGCTTTCAAAACCCCTTTAGTCTTATCTATATTCATAGTTTCTCTTATTTTCATCAACTTGTTATTCTGTATTAAAGTCGAGGCCGCATCCTTTTCAACAGGAGCCGATGTCAGCTGGTTACCCCAGATGGAGGCTAAGGGCTACAAGTTTTATGACGATAATGGTGTTCAAAAGGACTGCCTTCAAATTTTAAAGGAGCATGGAATTAACTCAATCAGGCTGAGGGTATGGGTAAATCCTTCAGATGATCCTTACAGCGGACACTGCAGTAAAGCCGAAACGATTGCTCTTGCCAAACGCTGTGCCAATATGGGATTTAGAATTATGATTGATTTTCACTACAGCGATTCCTGGGCAGATCCGGGAAAGCAATATAAACCTGCAGCATGGAACAGCCATGGCATAAGCCAACTGCTCACCGATGTCTATGACCACACCTATGACGTACTAAATACATTAAAATCAAATGGCGTAACACCTGAATGGGTTCAGATCGGAAACGAAACCAACAACGGTATGCTTTGGGATGACGGAAAGGCTTCTGTAAACATGAAGAACTTTGCACAACTGGTAAGTCGCGGGTATGATGCCGTAAAGGCTGTATTCCCTCAAACCAAGGTAATTGTACATATATCAAACGGGTATGACAACAGCTTGTTCAGATGGATTTTTGACGGGCTTAAAAACAATGGCGGTAAATATGATGTAATAGGGATGTCACTTTACCCTGAATCAAATAATTGGTCAACCATTAGCAGCCAATGCCTCACCAATATGAATGATATGGTTTCAAGGTATGGAAAAGAGGTTATGATTTGTGAAGTGGGTATGGATAATAATGCTGCCAGTGCTTGTAAATCTCTCATTTCCGATCTTATAAAAAAAGTTGGTTCACTTTCAGGCGGCAAAGGCCTCGGTGTCTTTTACTGGGAGCCTCAATGCTACAACTGGGCCGGTTATGGCAAAGGTGCATGGAGTACAAACGGAAGGCCTACAATCGCAATGGATGCATTTTTGGAAGCTAACGTGGGAGTACCTACCTCAGCATCTACTGCCACTCCAACTTCAACTCAAACTCCAACTTCAATTTCAACACCTACCCCTACTCCGACAGCTAATCCTACTGCAACACCTTCGGTATCTGCAAGATCGGTAAGCGGCTATATAAAAGGTGCAGGTTTTATGGTTGAGCTGGAAGGAACTCAATATTTGGCATTATCCGACTCAAAGGGCTTCTTTTCGGTTAATGATATACCATCTGCCTTAACAGAATTTACTTTGAATATCTTTAAGCCTGGATTTTTATCAAGAGAAATATATATCAAAATGCCAAAAGACCGCTACAGCATTTCCATATCGGAATCAGCGGCTCCTTTAGTTTTAATTGAAGGTGATATGAATAATAATAAAGTGATAAACATGGAAGACGTTATAATAATAGCAAAAGTATTCAGTTTAACAGCTTCACATCCTCAATATAATGCTGCTGCAGACTTTAATAACGATGGGATTATAAACATGTCCGATATAATAATGCTTGCAAAAAACTTCGGTAGAACATCTGCAGATTACCCAATTGTAAATATAGATTTATAA
- a CDS encoding response regulator transcription factor yields the protein MIKVLVVDDVAILRNSIKFMLEVNEEIEVVGTASNGREAFEKCSEVMPDIVLMDLRMPDADGIEGTELIKERYPQIKVIILTTFKEEEDIQAAIGSGADGYILKDIEPDELASAIKNTYKGFYTVHKDAYESMTRKSKKCEPEIKSEQGLVDQNGKPILSPQDIEIIRHLVNGKSYREISKVMYISEGHIRNQISKILRKLDLSDRMQLSLFAVKNKII from the coding sequence ATGATCAAGGTACTGGTTGTAGATGATGTTGCTATTCTTAGGAACAGCATAAAATTTATGTTAGAAGTAAATGAAGAAATTGAAGTTGTGGGAACGGCTTCAAATGGAAGGGAAGCATTTGAAAAGTGCTCGGAAGTAATGCCGGATATAGTGCTTATGGATCTTAGGATGCCTGATGCTGACGGCATTGAGGGGACAGAGCTTATCAAGGAAAGGTATCCCCAGATCAAAGTAATTATACTGACTACATTCAAGGAGGAAGAGGATATTCAAGCCGCTATCGGAAGCGGAGCTGACGGATACATACTTAAGGATATCGAACCTGATGAGCTTGCATCAGCAATAAAGAATACATATAAGGGATTTTATACAGTACATAAGGATGCTTACGAATCCATGACAAGAAAAAGTAAAAAATGTGAGCCGGAAATCAAATCAGAACAGGGACTGGTCGATCAAAACGGCAAACCGATCTTATCGCCGCAGGATATTGAAATAATAAGACATCTGGTTAACGGTAAAAGCTATAGGGAAATTTCAAAAGTAATGTATATATCCGAGGGTCACATCAGAAATCAGATATCAAAAATATTAAGAAAGTTGGATCTTTCTGATCGAATGCAGCTTTCCCTTTTTGCTGTAAAGAATAAAATTATATAA
- a CDS encoding histidine kinase N-terminal 7TM domain-containing protein, with product MKLIEYFKIKDFFCPYKWSFKTPEDLWNPEQISALSQVITIFIGFFLISFVYHNAKRDNILKSYIFMNLSMIIWTIGLAFENTSYSGTHLSRFGPLWFSYLGICTMGPGWLIFCLFLTENKWAEKRKNIFRLFIPHGIFYLLLITNYFHQFMYIVPHNDRRSFGPGYYALSFTIVVYIVAGLILLAKKQYNEKHRIRQKMFFLVLIAAIFLMNLILQLIFNWKIESKPLLFVLFSSFFFFYGSLRYNFFSIVPVSFSSLIHSMDDGVLILDRDSNIVSFNNSLAHLISKKDVLKKGRKVSGLVEHLKEISLQTPETRHLLDSILHLKYKLDTSILNINKPIMKFLKVDIQNISDRKGQLLSRIIVFSDITEINNLNAELEYKNNEISSLNKNLLEANEELLRQSLMMEEIAVTNERNRILKELYNSIEDTFKDILQITEICRKSIISNDGNIEANLKGMIQTTKNGLNEIRDSIYYQKNKSIENDIFIKTLEKLLVEKSSMNVQIYLEGEEKYIPYHIRYAIYATCRELLENSCADRQAKTVYIILQLGLSSLNMIVADDGKGFDDFACHKGLQLIEGLCHELGGKINYGSLDENQGFSLHMELPLGSLTDCNELENI from the coding sequence ATGAAGCTTATAGAGTATTTTAAAATCAAAGATTTCTTTTGTCCTTATAAGTGGAGCTTCAAAACTCCTGAAGATCTTTGGAACCCTGAGCAAATTTCAGCACTATCACAAGTTATAACTATTTTTATAGGCTTTTTTTTGATATCCTTTGTCTATCATAATGCTAAAAGGGACAATATTCTTAAAAGCTACATTTTCATGAACTTGTCGATGATTATTTGGACAATTGGACTTGCCTTTGAAAATACCTCATATTCAGGTACTCATTTATCTCGTTTTGGTCCTTTATGGTTTTCATATTTGGGAATCTGTACGATGGGGCCTGGATGGCTCATATTCTGTTTGTTTCTTACTGAAAATAAGTGGGCTGAGAAACGTAAAAATATTTTCCGGCTTTTTATTCCTCATGGTATTTTTTATTTGTTACTTATAACCAACTATTTTCATCAGTTTATGTATATTGTACCTCATAATGACCGAAGAAGCTTTGGTCCAGGTTATTACGCCTTATCTTTTACTATCGTGGTTTATATTGTCGCGGGATTAATACTTCTTGCCAAAAAGCAATACAATGAGAAACATAGGATACGACAAAAAATGTTTTTCCTGGTTTTAATAGCTGCAATATTTTTAATGAATCTTATTTTACAGCTTATATTTAACTGGAAGATTGAATCAAAGCCTTTGTTATTTGTTCTTTTTTCATCCTTTTTCTTTTTCTATGGTTCCTTACGCTACAATTTTTTTAGCATTGTTCCTGTGTCTTTTTCTTCATTGATACACTCAATGGATGATGGTGTGCTTATACTGGACAGAGATTCCAATATAGTAAGCTTTAACAATTCACTTGCTCATCTTATATCAAAGAAAGATGTGCTTAAGAAAGGTAGAAAAGTCTCCGGGCTTGTAGAACATCTTAAGGAAATATCCCTGCAAACACCAGAAACCAGACATTTACTTGATTCTATACTCCACTTAAAATATAAGCTTGATACTTCTATTTTAAATATTAATAAGCCAATAATGAAATTTTTAAAAGTCGATATACAAAATATTTCAGATAGAAAAGGACAATTATTGTCAAGGATTATAGTATTTTCAGATATAACAGAAATTAATAATCTGAATGCGGAACTGGAATACAAAAATAATGAAATATCATCCTTGAACAAAAATCTTTTGGAAGCTAATGAGGAACTTTTGAGACAATCACTTATGATGGAGGAGATTGCCGTAACCAATGAGCGAAACAGGATACTAAAAGAGCTGTATAATTCTATTGAAGATACTTTCAAAGACATTTTGCAGATAACGGAAATATGCAGAAAATCAATCATTAGCAATGATGGCAATATTGAAGCAAATTTAAAAGGAATGATTCAGACTACAAAGAATGGGTTAAATGAGATAAGAGACTCGATATATTATCAGAAGAATAAATCAATTGAAAACGATATCTTTATTAAAACCCTTGAAAAGCTATTAGTAGAAAAGAGCAGTATGAATGTCCAAATATATCTTGAGGGAGAAGAAAAATATATCCCCTATCATATCCGATACGCAATTTATGCTACATGCCGTGAACTACTTGAGAATTCATGTGCTGACCGTCAAGCCAAGACTGTATATATAATTCTGCAGTTGGGTCTGTCAAGTTTGAATATGATTGTAGCTGATGATGGAAAAGGCTTTGATGATTTTGCATGCCATAAAGGATTGCAGTTGATCGAAGGTCTGTGTCACGAGCTGGGTGGAAAAATAAATTATGGCTCATTAGATGAAAATCAAGGCTTTTCACTTCATATGGAATTACCTCTGGGATCTCTCACCGACTGCAATGAATTGGAAAACATATAA
- a CDS encoding HAMP domain-containing sensor histidine kinase, translating into MLYSVTGYEYLRYIREPFDYNKSYESRSEVDNLYSDLIQLATLRSEEYIKSGKTATDERVREHSSSILQERFNSIEGIKSQYYPLIEQAKANNDNEEARLVKEMDDLITKENEAYDKKIARINSDIVNEDLLRYKAVMADLSDTKLLYTIVSDTDGKIAYNTGNKADFDGFYTSLPYHIKSYNGTYSGYYGSFSGSTLQALAGTTIYVGVPEAEYAVGKKIYDSNRNKGFIYLYTIIAGLMVFLLGYILFLISAGRRKDSKEIHLTPIDKIYLDVGAGIFVFPVFVLICLVGFVPSKVTFTDTTAFMSLASPLAVIGVVLGLIYSSIFIKHLKRGTVLRNTLVYAVLRTAKRLIKGSADQYGKAALSGQTAIYITAFFIAYSFVTAVSLFLFYYSMRRGYGAVGLFAFLIYGAINLLMLLYVIKRIAYFKVISEGVRKIKAGQLGWRIPEGPNLVMTELSEDINNIAQGLGASVQNELKAERMKAELITNVSHDLKTPLTSIITYVDLLKKEGLDSENAPKYLEILDVKSLRLKTLTEDLFEAAKASSGNISVNMEQLDLVSLIKQGFGELTDKVEASGLDFIASFPGEKMQVNADGKLLWRVVDNLLSNVFKYAMPSSRVYVNIFRENNFAGIVIKNISAFPLNMPADELMERFKRGDESRNSEGSGLGLAIARSLMELMGGKLTVEIDGDLFKATVRLPVEK; encoded by the coding sequence ATGTTATATAGTGTTACAGGGTATGAGTACTTAAGATATATAAGGGAACCTTTTGATTATAATAAAAGCTATGAAAGCAGAAGTGAAGTTGACAATTTATATTCCGATCTAATTCAGCTGGCGACTCTGCGAAGCGAGGAATATATAAAATCAGGAAAGACTGCTACTGATGAAAGAGTTAGAGAACACAGCAGTTCGATTTTGCAAGAAAGATTTAATTCTATAGAAGGAATTAAAAGTCAGTATTATCCGCTTATAGAACAGGCAAAAGCTAACAATGACAATGAAGAAGCCCGTTTGGTAAAAGAAATGGATGACCTTATAACAAAGGAAAATGAGGCATATGATAAAAAAATTGCTCGGATAAATAGCGATATAGTCAATGAGGATTTATTGAGATATAAGGCAGTAATGGCCGATTTATCGGATACTAAGCTTTTATATACCATAGTTTCCGATACCGACGGAAAGATAGCGTATAATACCGGAAATAAAGCTGATTTTGATGGCTTCTATACAAGTCTTCCATATCATATAAAGTCTTATAATGGGACATATTCAGGATATTATGGTTCGTTCAGCGGTTCAACACTCCAAGCTCTTGCCGGAACTACTATTTATGTGGGAGTGCCCGAAGCAGAGTATGCTGTGGGCAAGAAAATATATGATTCCAACAGAAATAAAGGGTTTATATACCTTTATACCATTATTGCAGGTCTCATGGTTTTCCTTTTGGGATATATTTTATTTTTGATTTCAGCAGGTCGCAGGAAGGATTCTAAAGAGATACATTTAACACCAATTGATAAAATCTATCTGGATGTAGGTGCCGGTATTTTTGTTTTTCCGGTGTTTGTATTAATATGCCTGGTTGGCTTTGTACCAAGTAAAGTTACGTTCACCGATACAACGGCATTCATGTCTTTAGCTTCACCTTTGGCTGTTATCGGGGTTGTTTTAGGTCTTATATACTCCTCAATATTTATAAAGCACTTAAAGAGAGGAACAGTACTTAGAAATACATTGGTTTATGCTGTATTACGCACCGCAAAACGCTTAATTAAAGGGTCTGCCGATCAATACGGCAAGGCCGCTCTTTCAGGACAAACTGCTATCTATATAACGGCGTTTTTCATTGCATATAGTTTTGTAACGGCAGTATCACTTTTTCTTTTTTATTATAGTATGAGAAGAGGCTATGGGGCTGTAGGACTTTTCGCATTTTTAATCTATGGTGCCATAAACCTTTTGATGCTCTTATATGTGATAAAGAGGATAGCATACTTCAAGGTTATTTCAGAAGGTGTGAGAAAAATAAAGGCAGGACAGCTTGGATGGAGAATTCCTGAAGGCCCCAATCTTGTAATGACAGAACTTTCAGAGGATATAAACAATATCGCTCAGGGTCTTGGTGCTTCGGTTCAAAATGAGTTAAAGGCAGAACGAATGAAGGCAGAGCTTATCACAAATGTTTCCCATGATTTGAAAACTCCACTTACTTCAATAATAACATATGTAGATTTACTGAAAAAGGAAGGCCTGGATTCGGAGAACGCACCTAAATATCTGGAAATTCTTGATGTGAAATCTTTAAGACTTAAGACATTGACAGAAGACCTCTTTGAGGCTGCCAAGGCTTCAAGTGGTAATATATCGGTCAATATGGAGCAATTAGACCTTGTATCCCTGATAAAGCAGGGGTTTGGTGAATTAACCGACAAGGTGGAGGCATCAGGTCTTGATTTTATAGCAAGCTTTCCCGGGGAAAAGATGCAGGTAAATGCAGATGGAAAGCTTTTATGGAGGGTCGTGGACAACCTCTTGTCCAATGTATTCAAATATGCTATGCCATCTTCCAGGGTTTATGTAAATATCTTTAGAGAGAACAATTTTGCAGGAATTGTTATTAAAAACATATCGGCGTTCCCGCTTAATATGCCGGCTGATGAGCTTATGGAGCGGTTTAAGAGAGGAGATGAGTCAAGGAACAGCGAGGGCTCAGGTTTAGGGTTGGCTATAGCCAGAAGTCTTATGGAGCTTATGGGAGGAAAGCTTACAGTTGAAATAGACGGAGACTTGTTTAAAGCCACAGTGAGGCTGCCTGTAGAAAAATGA
- a CDS encoding response regulator transcription factor, whose product MNILVCDDEVEIVEAIEIYLRHEGYDVYKAANGLEALSIIENTEIHLIIMDIMMPMMDGIRATMKIREKKNIPVIMLSAKSEDTDKILGLNIGADDYVTKPFNPLELIARVKSQLRRYTMLGSMEVKSDVWRSGGLVVDDSRKEVTVDGESVKLTPVEYKILKLLCENAGRVYSMEQIYEQVWNEPSFNPENTVAVHIRRIREKIELNPKEPKYLKVVWGIGYKIEKYQ is encoded by the coding sequence ATGAACATTTTAGTCTGCGATGATGAAGTGGAAATAGTTGAAGCAATTGAGATTTACTTAAGGCATGAGGGCTATGATGTGTATAAAGCTGCAAACGGCCTTGAGGCACTGTCGATAATTGAAAATACTGAAATTCATCTCATAATAATGGACATAATGATGCCTATGATGGACGGAATAAGGGCTACCATGAAAATAAGAGAGAAGAAAAATATCCCTGTTATCATGCTGTCAGCAAAATCTGAGGATACAGACAAAATACTTGGACTTAATATCGGTGCTGATGACTATGTAACCAAACCCTTCAACCCCCTTGAGCTTATTGCCAGGGTTAAGTCACAGCTTAGAAGGTATACAATGCTTGGAAGCATGGAAGTAAAAAGCGATGTTTGGAGAAGCGGAGGTCTTGTGGTGGATGACAGTCGCAAGGAGGTAACAGTAGATGGTGAATCTGTTAAGCTGACACCTGTTGAGTACAAAATATTAAAGCTTCTTTGTGAAAATGCAGGAAGGGTCTATTCAATGGAGCAAATATATGAGCAGGTATGGAATGAGCCTTCTTTCAACCCGGAAAACACGGTGGCTGTCCATATTAGAAGGATCAGGGAAAAAATAGAACTAAATCCTAAAGAACCAAAATATTTAAAGGTGGTGTGGGGAATTGGCTATAAAATTGAGAAATATCAGTAG
- a CDS encoding histidine kinase N-terminal 7TM domain-containing protein, with protein MPDHLINYILMVITFVYASALFCDLYFKTKSSKAKFSLLFLPLSIILLSAGFLLELSTDGIFIYTLLSSLFIYTGLCFIGYSWLVFSVCISSENKQKVSGINAIALIPPVLIILLIVTNPLHDLLYIKPYDSGEMRFNAEYLFILALGGVYVLLANIILIIRFLINTAFSFKLRIAFPAVLVFMPISFYFRIFYFRHFELVPFFLLIGYHLILYNVSVNYKLFDIVPRSIASIVQNMDQPILIANRRNIVVNFNGSFMSNFGSVTSIKETDPLELFVEKLGQSTVLDGENQNILDSMLLDIDKNVLGNIHVYTPYDKWYFVLIQNVLNSKGRKIGKLISFNDITTIHDLNQKLKQKNCELEKINMELKNANEKILKHTLMAEELAITRERSRILSELHDTIGQAYTSNLALARCTNAFLLSNRREKALDVLEEMACTTKQLLFNITSSVNDKDTLIQQQPLKDILNKLFKSYRKSGIDIQLKLYTDVEVLEYKIRHNIYRICQESINNSLKHGMAQNIYISIEEESEKIILEIADDGAGCDLVYKGIGLKGIEYRISEIDGEVSFISDKSRQKGFIVRAEIPIRRESKR; from the coding sequence ATGCCGGATCATTTAATAAACTATATACTTATGGTTATTACATTTGTTTACGCTTCTGCATTATTTTGTGATTTATATTTCAAAACAAAGAGCAGCAAGGCTAAATTTAGTTTATTGTTTTTACCTTTATCAATAATATTATTATCAGCAGGATTCTTACTTGAACTGTCGACTGATGGTATATTTATATATACTTTGTTATCAAGCTTATTTATATATACCGGCCTTTGTTTTATAGGGTATTCCTGGTTAGTCTTTTCTGTTTGTATTTCATCTGAAAATAAACAAAAGGTTTCTGGAATTAATGCTATTGCCTTAATTCCCCCAGTTTTGATTATTCTTCTCATAGTGACCAACCCGCTCCATGATTTGCTATATATAAAGCCCTATGACTCCGGTGAAATGCGTTTTAATGCCGAGTACCTTTTTATACTGGCTCTCGGTGGAGTTTATGTGCTCTTGGCCAATATTATACTAATAATTAGATTTTTAATAAATACAGCTTTTTCTTTTAAACTGAGGATTGCTTTTCCAGCTGTATTGGTTTTTATGCCAATCTCCTTTTATTTTAGAATTTTTTATTTTAGACACTTTGAACTGGTGCCGTTTTTTTTGCTTATAGGCTATCATTTAATTTTGTACAATGTTTCAGTCAATTACAAACTCTTTGACATAGTTCCAAGGTCAATCGCATCAATTGTGCAAAATATGGATCAACCCATTCTTATAGCAAATAGAAGAAATATAGTTGTAAACTTTAACGGTTCATTTATGAGCAATTTTGGAAGTGTGACAAGTATTAAAGAAACCGACCCTTTAGAATTATTTGTTGAAAAGTTGGGGCAATCAACGGTTTTGGATGGGGAAAACCAGAATATACTGGATTCAATGCTCTTGGATATAGACAAAAACGTGCTCGGCAATATTCATGTGTATACTCCTTATGATAAATGGTATTTTGTATTAATTCAAAACGTATTAAACAGTAAAGGCAGAAAAATTGGAAAATTGATTTCCTTTAATGATATTACAACAATTCATGATTTAAATCAAAAGCTGAAACAAAAAAATTGTGAACTTGAAAAAATAAATATGGAGTTGAAAAATGCAAATGAAAAAATTCTAAAACATACTCTTATGGCGGAAGAACTTGCCATAACAAGAGAAAGAAGCCGCATATTAAGTGAGCTGCATGATACTATTGGCCAGGCTTATACCAGTAACCTTGCACTTGCAAGATGTACGAATGCATTTTTATTGTCAAACCGCAGGGAAAAAGCTTTAGATGTACTGGAAGAAATGGCTTGTACCACAAAGCAACTGCTTTTTAATATAACCTCATCAGTAAATGATAAGGATACCTTAATACAGCAGCAGCCCCTTAAAGATATTCTGAATAAGCTGTTTAAATCCTATAGAAAGTCAGGCATAGATATTCAGCTTAAACTCTATACAGATGTAGAGGTGTTGGAGTACAAAATACGGCATAATATCTATAGGATATGCCAGGAATCCATCAACAACTCTTTAAAGCACGGAATGGCTCAAAACATATATATTTCAATTGAAGAAGAAAGTGAAAAAATAATACTTGAAATTGCTGATGACGGAGCTGGCTGTGATTTGGTTTATAAGGGCATTGGATTAAAGGGAATAGAATACAGAATATCGGAAATTGACGGCGAAGTATCGTTTATATCTGATAAATCAAGACAAAAAGGTTTTATTGTGCGAGCGGAAATACCTATAAGAAGGGAGTCAAAGCGATGA